The DNA sequence CGACATTCTGGGACGGTGCACCGCTGACGACCGAGGACGTCGCCTACAGTCTCAACCGGGCTGCTTCGCCGTCGTCCTACCTCGCGCCGACGTTCGCCAACGTCGCGGCCATCTCGGCCATCTCGGACACAGAGGTCGCGATCGACTTCAGTGCACCTGATGCCACCTTCCTGCCGACCATGGTCGGAGTCGGAGGTGTCGTCATGGAGAAGGCGTTCAGCGAGAACGCCGGAGAGGCGCTCGGCACTCCCGCGGGAGGCTTGATGTGTTCCGGTCCCTTCGAGATCTCCAAGTGGAACGTCGGTACCGACATCCGGCTCGTCAAGAACGAGAACTACTGGGACAAGGGCCGAGCGGCCAAAGCGGACGCCGTCCGTCTCACCTTCATCACCGATACGAGTGCTCTCACTCAGGCGATGGCGACTGGGGAAGTCGACGGTGGATGGGAGATTCCCGCCTCGTCCATCCCCGCCCTGCAGGCCGTCGACACGGGCTCGTTGTATTTCGGCGGTACCACGACGATCTGGTCTCTCCGTGTCGCGAGCCCTGACAGCATCCTCGCTACCAACGCAACACTGCGGCAGGCTTTTCAGCAGATGATCGACCGGGACGCGATCGCGCAGGCGGTCTTCCATGGTGCGGCCCAGCCGTGGCGCACCGCGATCAGTCCCATTTCATGGCCGGCCTCTGTGCGGGACAGCACAGAGAAGCGGACGACCGCGATCGCGGACGGTCGCGGCTACGATCCGGAGAAGGCGAAGCAGCTGGTCGAAGAGGCCGGTGTCGAGGATCAGGAGATCGAGCTGATCGTGGCGAGCGGAGACGAGACGGCTTCTCAACTCGGTCAGCTCGTTCAGGCCCAGGCGCAGGCGGCGGGCCTTAGTGTGTCGATCCGTGCACTCCAGCCGCTCGAGTACGCTCAGGCGATGTACGATCCGGCCGTGCGCGGCGACAGCGATCTGCTCCTGAGTAGCAGTGGCGACGTCGTGCAGGAGCCGCTTGCCTCGATCCGCTACTACTACCTGCCCAACGGCCTCTACAACTGGGATGGCTACGTGGACGAGCAGCTTGAGGGGCTCTTCGGTGAAGCTGTCGCCGAGCTTGACGAGGATCGCCGCACCGAGCTCACTCTTGACATCCAGGATCGCTTCGAAGAGCGCGCCGCGACAATCTCCATCGTCAATCCATACCAGGTGAACTTCGTCAGCGATCGTGTGGGCGGCGTGATCACCTCTTCGGTGTACGTCAACCTTCCTTCTCTGTCCTTCATCGGGAGCGCCGACTAGGCGCCTGTGAGTTGAGCGGTGGTCAGCCCGGAGCGGCCGGGCTGACCACCGCTCGGACTTGGGCACGGTCGCTGGACGAGCCCGCGAGTTTTTTATATAGTTAGTGCTACATAAAAGGAGTCCTCATGTCGCTCGCCGATCTCATCCCGCTGATCACATTCGTCTCCCCGAGGCGAGTCGTTGTCGTCGGCGCGTCTTCGACCCGGACCGACGCGACCGGAAATCAGGTGCTCCGCAACCTCCGTAATGGGGGGTTCAGGGGCCGGATCGATGTCCTCAGCCAGAGTGGTGGCACGATCGAGGGCATCGAGGCGCTTTCAGACGTGAGCGAGGCGGCCGGCGCCGACCTCGTCGTCGTGACCCTTCGCGCAGGCGCCGTGCTCCCCGCGTTGCGTGGCCTCGCGGCTGTCGGCGTCAAGGCGGGACTCGTGATGAGTGTGGGATTCACCCCTGATGAGATCCGGGCGATCAACGACTTCTCACGCAGCTCCGGCATGCACATCCACGGGCCGAACTGCATGGGACTGATCAACGTCCACGACCGCACGATGCTGTGGGCGGACGAGGGGATCCTCGCTGATCTTCCCGCCGGAAACGTCGCCATCGTCTCGCAGTCGGGGTCGGGGGCGATCTTCGTCGCGCGGTCGACGAGCGGCGTCGGCTTCTCCCACATCGTGTCGACCGGAAACGAAGCGGCCCTGACCACAGCCGACTACGTGCGATACCTCGCAGAGGACTCCAGAACAGGCGTCATCGCACTCATCCTGGAGTCGGTGTACGACTCCGAAGGCTTGGCGCGGGCCGTCGAAGCCGCACGGGAGGTCGGTAAGCCGGTCGTGGCGCTGAAAGTGGGCTCCTCCGAATCAGGGCGGGCGGCGACGCTCGCTCACACCGGAGCGATGCTCAGCAACCGAACGGTCATCGACGCATACATGGAGCAGATCGGCGTGCCCCTTCTGGCGGACTATGACGAGTTGGCCGCCGCAATCGATCTGCTCGCCCGCGTCGACTGGCGAGCCGTCGGAGCGGGGCGGACCGCAATCGTCACTCTCTCCGGAGGGCAGGCGGCCCTGGCAGCCGATCTGGCGGAACAGGTGGGCGCGACTTTGGCGCGCTTCTCGCCGGAGACGCAGCGGCGACTCGAGGAAGTCCTCCCGGACATGCACGCGATCAACCCGCTCGATGCGTGGGGGAGCGCGGATGCGGACGACGACACGTTCCAGCGCACCCTGCAGATCATCAGCGAGGACGAGGGCGTCGATGTCGTACTCGGTGTCATCGACGCGCAGTCGAGCCTGTCTGCGATCGAGTTGGAGTACGAAGACGACATTGTCGACGCCTTCACGCTACTGAGTGCTGAGGCCGAGGTCCCCGTGCTCCTTGCCTCCAGCTCCTCGATGACCGTGCATCCAGTGCGGGTGCCCACGACCGACGCGAGCATCCCGGTGCTCCGGGGTCTTCGCAACGCCTTGACGGCCGTCCGCGCAGCCGCTCAGGTTGCAGGGCAAGGCCCGCGCCTGCTCGACCGCCCGTCCTCGGTTCCCGGCTCTGCGATCGTTGAAGAGATCCGCGGCTCTCTCGCGCGCACATCGGGCGTGCTCGACCGGGACTCCGTGCGACGGGTTCTCGATGTCTACGGGATCAATACCGTCAGTTCGCATTCGTTCGGCGATGTGGACGAGGCGGTCGGATGGTGCGAGCGCAACGGATACCCGGTCGTGGCCAAGATCGATTCTCCCGACATCACCCATCGGTCCGATGTCGGTGGTGTGGCGCTGGGCCTGCAGGATGAGGAGCAACTGCGCGACGCGTGGGCGGCGATTCTCGGATCTGCGCATCGCCATCGTCCAGATGCCGAAATTCGCGGCATCGAGGTGCAGAGACAGATCCCTACGGGCATCGAAGCGTTCCTCGGCTTCGTCGCGGACCCTGACATCGGCGTGGCTGTAGGAATCGGCATCGGCGGAGTGCTGGTCGAGCTACTCGACGACGTGGAGTATGCGATCGCGCCCCTCTCGCCGGAGTCAGCGCGCCGCCTGCTCGACGGTACTCGACTCTCACAGCTCCTTGATGGGTTTAGGAACCTTCATCCCGTCGTCGATGTCGGATCCGTCGTCAACCTCCTCGTGAAGCTCTCGTGGATGGCAGTCGATTTGAAGGACATCCTGGTTGCGGGCGACCTCAACCCGCTGATCATCGAACCGGCCTCAGGAGCCGCGTTCGTGGTCGATGCGCTGCTGGTCGCACAGGAGCGGAGCGGAGATGGCGTTCCTGCGCTTCGACAGGTTCCTGCACTTCGGCAAGG is a window from the Microbacterium sp. LWO14-1.2 genome containing:
- a CDS encoding ABC transporter substrate-binding protein, with translation MVVGCAATVPDTTPDTAVKTVLRSPGGDGAVDSITWNLGSGEPGTLDPPNVPTYSAMAVVTSVCDSLLSVDESGAIVPGLASVTQESPLRAVFTLRTDATFWDGAPLTTEDVAYSLNRAASPSSYLAPTFANVAAISAISDTEVAIDFSAPDATFLPTMVGVGGVVMEKAFSENAGEALGTPAGGLMCSGPFEISKWNVGTDIRLVKNENYWDKGRAAKADAVRLTFITDTSALTQAMATGEVDGGWEIPASSIPALQAVDTGSLYFGGTTTIWSLRVASPDSILATNATLRQAFQQMIDRDAIAQAVFHGAAQPWRTAISPISWPASVRDSTEKRTTAIADGRGYDPEKAKQLVEEAGVEDQEIELIVASGDETASQLGQLVQAQAQAAGLSVSIRALQPLEYAQAMYDPAVRGDSDLLLSSSGDVVQEPLASIRYYYLPNGLYNWDGYVDEQLEGLFGEAVAELDEDRRTELTLDIQDRFEERAATISIVNPYQVNFVSDRVGGVITSSVYVNLPSLSFIGSAD
- a CDS encoding acetate--CoA ligase family protein, whose translation is MSLADLIPLITFVSPRRVVVVGASSTRTDATGNQVLRNLRNGGFRGRIDVLSQSGGTIEGIEALSDVSEAAGADLVVVTLRAGAVLPALRGLAAVGVKAGLVMSVGFTPDEIRAINDFSRSSGMHIHGPNCMGLINVHDRTMLWADEGILADLPAGNVAIVSQSGSGAIFVARSTSGVGFSHIVSTGNEAALTTADYVRYLAEDSRTGVIALILESVYDSEGLARAVEAAREVGKPVVALKVGSSESGRAATLAHTGAMLSNRTVIDAYMEQIGVPLLADYDELAAAIDLLARVDWRAVGAGRTAIVTLSGGQAALAADLAEQVGATLARFSPETQRRLEEVLPDMHAINPLDAWGSADADDDTFQRTLQIISEDEGVDVVLGVIDAQSSLSAIELEYEDDIVDAFTLLSAEAEVPVLLASSSSMTVHPVRVPTTDASIPVLRGLRNALTAVRAAAQVAGQGPRLLDRPSSVPGSAIVEEIRGSLARTSGVLDRDSVRRVLDVYGINTVSSHSFGDVDEAVGWCERNGYPVVAKIDSPDITHRSDVGGVALGLQDEEQLRDAWAAILGSAHRHRPDAEIRGIEVQRQIPTGIEAFLGFVADPDIGVAVGIGIGGVLVELLDDVEYAIAPLSPESARRLLDGTRLSQLLDGFRNLHPVVDVGSVVNLLVKLSWMAVDLKDILVAGDLNPLIIEPASGAAFVVDALLVAQERSGDGVPALRQVPALRQGAAADS